In Sphaeramia orbicularis chromosome 3, fSphaOr1.1, whole genome shotgun sequence, a genomic segment contains:
- the dtwd1 gene encoding tRNA-uridine aminocarboxypropyltransferase 1, with protein sequence MSVFTHQPQLWSVNISASMSNLDHNQLFHPSCRDKTTVSGDSSDTREPAKQPLQGLKLASHEVLEKAQQRGRLKCSKCGGSRMFFCYTCCSLVGVSLQEIPVIKLPVRIDIIKHPNETDGKSTAIHAKILAPNDVTIYTYPVIPEFEKDRAVLVFPGPGAVTVQNMLQNLLDRSDSCSRDSLEPCRKRLKSQPIEASAVNPPSGTPDEERGSESRALPLQRVVFIDSTWNQTNKISTDERLQDLLQVELKMRKTCFWRHQKGKPDTYLATIEAIYYFLKDFHEHCLAQEYNGEYDNLLFFYSYLHSLVNKAKTSAEKR encoded by the exons ATGAGTGTTTTTACCCATCAACCCCAGCTTTGGTCTGTCAACATAAGTGCAAGCATGAGCAACCTGGACCACAACCAGCTTTTCCATCCTAGTTGCCGTGACAAAACAACAGTCTCTGGTGATTCATCAGACACCCGTGAGCCTGCCAAGCAGCCTCTCCAAGGTCTAAAATTGGCATCACATGAAGTATTGGAGAAAGCACAGCAGAGGGGCAGGTTGAAGTGCTCGAAATGCGGGGGATCAAGGATGTTCTTTTGCTACACATGCTGCTCATTAGTGGGTGTCAGCCTGCAAGAAATCCCAGTAATCAAG CTTCCTGTGAGGATCGACATCATCAAACATCCAAATGAGACCGATGGCAAAAGCACTGCAATCCACGCCAAGATCCTGGCTCCAAATGATGTGACCATATACACGTACCCCGTCATACCTGAGTTTGAAAAGGACAGG GCGGTGTTGGTGTTCCCGGGTCCAGGGGCTGTCACTGTGCAGAACATGTTGCAGAATTTGCTCGACAGGTCCGACAGCTGCTCACGTGACTCTCTTGAACCCTGCAGAAAGAGACTTAAAAGCCAGCCAATTGAAGCGTCCGCTGTCAACCCGCCGTCGGGGACCCCTGATGAAGAAAGGGGCTCAGAGTCAAGGGCGCTCCCCCTCCAGAGGGTGGTCTTCATCGACAGCACATGGAACCAGACCAACAAGATCAGCACAGATGAGAGGCTGCAAG ATCTGCTCCAGGTAGAGCTGAAGATGAGGAAAACATGCTTCTGGCGCCATCAGAAGGGCAAACCAGACACATACCTTGCTACAATTGAGGCTATCTATTACTTCCTCAAGGACTTCCATGAGCATTGCCTTGCTCAGGAGTACAACGGAGAATATGATAACCTGCTGTTCTTCTACTCCTACCTTCACTCACTTGTCAACAAAGCAAAGACTTCAGCTGAAAAACGCTGA